A single region of the Plantactinospora soyae genome encodes:
- the typA gene encoding translational GTPase TypA: MQTRADLRNVAIIAHVDHGKTTLVDAMLRQSGAFAARLEPTDRVMDSMDLEREKGITILAKNTAVRYVPVDGSDPVTINIIDTPGHADFGGEVERGLTMVDGVVLLVDASEGPLPQTRFVLRKALQARLPIILVINKVDRPDARIKEVVDDTYELFLDLDADAEQIDFPIIYACARDGVASLTAPADGSVPADSSSLEPLFRTLLGTIPPPAYDEGSPLQAHVTNLDASPFLGRLALCRVRQGTIRKGETVAWCRTDGNISRVRVSELLITKGLERTSAESAGPGDIIAVAGIPEIMIGETLADPEDPRPLPLITVDEPAISMTIGTNTSPLVGRVKGAKVTARLVKERLARELVGNVSLRVLPTDRPDAWEVQGRGELALAILVEQMRRESYELTVGKPQVVTREIDGKICEPVERLTIDAPDEYLGAITQLLATRKGRMEQLVNHGTGWVRMEWLVPARGLIGFRTEFLTDTRGTGILHHVFESYEPWFGQLRTRNTGSLVADRSGVATPFAMMNLQERGTLFIEPTTEVYEGMLVGENSRSDDMDVNITKEKKLTNMRSSTSDETEKLIPPRKLSLEQALEFCREDECVEVTPTSIRLRKVILDAPSRARATARRKHAG, from the coding sequence ATGCAGACCCGCGCCGACCTTCGTAACGTCGCCATCATCGCTCATGTAGACCACGGCAAGACAACGTTGGTCGATGCCATGTTGCGGCAGTCCGGCGCGTTCGCCGCCCGGCTTGAGCCGACCGACCGGGTAATGGACTCCATGGACCTGGAGCGGGAAAAGGGCATCACCATCCTGGCCAAGAACACCGCCGTGCGCTACGTGCCGGTGGACGGTTCCGACCCGGTCACGATCAACATCATCGACACCCCCGGCCACGCCGACTTCGGCGGCGAGGTGGAACGCGGCCTGACCATGGTCGACGGGGTGGTGCTGCTGGTGGACGCCAGCGAGGGCCCACTGCCGCAGACCCGGTTCGTCCTGCGCAAGGCGCTCCAGGCCCGTCTGCCGATCATCCTCGTGATCAACAAGGTGGACCGGCCGGACGCCCGGATCAAGGAAGTGGTCGACGACACGTACGAACTCTTCCTGGACCTGGACGCGGACGCCGAACAGATCGACTTCCCGATCATCTACGCCTGCGCCCGCGACGGCGTCGCCTCGCTGACCGCACCGGCCGACGGCTCCGTGCCCGCCGACAGCAGCTCGCTGGAGCCGCTGTTCCGGACCCTGCTCGGCACCATCCCGCCGCCCGCGTACGACGAGGGCTCCCCGCTCCAGGCGCACGTCACCAACCTCGACGCCTCGCCGTTCCTCGGCCGGCTGGCACTGTGCCGGGTCCGGCAGGGCACCATCCGCAAGGGCGAGACGGTGGCCTGGTGCCGCACCGACGGCAACATCTCCCGGGTACGGGTCTCCGAACTGCTGATCACCAAGGGCCTGGAGCGGACCTCGGCCGAATCCGCCGGCCCCGGCGACATCATCGCGGTCGCCGGCATCCCCGAGATCATGATCGGCGAGACCCTGGCCGACCCGGAGGACCCCCGGCCGCTGCCGCTGATCACCGTCGACGAGCCGGCCATCTCGATGACCATCGGCACCAACACCTCGCCGCTGGTCGGCCGGGTGAAGGGCGCCAAGGTCACCGCCCGGCTGGTCAAGGAACGGCTGGCGCGGGAACTGGTCGGCAACGTCTCACTGCGGGTGCTTCCCACCGACCGGCCGGACGCCTGGGAGGTGCAGGGTCGGGGCGAGCTGGCGCTGGCCATCCTGGTCGAGCAGATGCGCCGCGAGTCGTACGAGCTGACCGTCGGCAAGCCGCAGGTGGTGACCCGGGAGATCGACGGGAAGATCTGCGAGCCGGTGGAGCGGCTGACCATCGACGCCCCCGACGAGTACCTCGGCGCCATCACCCAGCTGCTGGCCACCCGGAAGGGCCGGATGGAGCAACTCGTCAACCACGGCACCGGCTGGGTCCGGATGGAGTGGCTGGTTCCGGCCCGGGGCCTGATCGGCTTCCGGACCGAGTTCCTGACCGACACCCGGGGCACCGGCATCCTGCACCACGTCTTCGAGTCCTACGAGCCCTGGTTCGGCCAGCTGCGTACCCGGAACACCGGCTCGCTGGTGGCCGACCGGTCCGGCGTGGCCACCCCGTTCGCGATGATGAACCTCCAGGAGCGGGGCACCCTCTTCATCGAGCCGACGACCGAGGTCTACGAGGGCATGCTGGTCGGCGAGAACTCCCGGTCCGACGACATGGACGTCAACATCACCAAGGAGAAGAAGCTCACCAACATGCGCTCCTCGACCAGTGACGAGACCGAGAAGCTGATCCCGCCGCGCAAGCTGTCGCTGGAGCAGGCCCTCGAGTTCTGCCGCGAGGACGAGTGCGTGGAGGTCACCCCGACCTCCATCCGGCTGCGCAAGGTCATCCTGGACGCGCCGTCCCGGGCCCGGGCCACCGCCCGGCGCAAGCACGCCGGCTGA
- a CDS encoding serine hydrolase yields MTWDELDAELAGFAGTVSVYAGRLGRPPAYVRLPDARHYAASTMKVAVLAALYRAAEAGSVDLAAPVPVVNDFASAGPGAGRFSCAPDYDNDDAVWDRLGDTAPLGWLAERMIVRSSNLATNLVIGRVGLPAIGAVWADSGARHSRTGRGIEDFAARDAGLDNQVTAADLAGLLGGIARSRLAGPATCADMLDVLFRQERGEDLAAGLPPGTRIAHKNGWVRGVRHGAGVVFPDDAPPYAVVVCTTATPGGDGDADSGRDDDACRLIARISAMVWATRHRLGPLD; encoded by the coding sequence ATGACCTGGGACGAACTCGACGCCGAACTGGCCGGCTTTGCCGGCACGGTCTCGGTCTACGCCGGCCGGCTCGGCCGTCCGCCCGCGTACGTCCGGCTGCCGGACGCCCGGCACTACGCGGCCAGCACCATGAAGGTGGCGGTGCTGGCCGCCCTGTACCGGGCCGCCGAGGCCGGAAGCGTGGACCTGGCCGCGCCGGTGCCGGTGGTCAACGATTTCGCCTCGGCCGGGCCCGGCGCCGGACGGTTCTCCTGCGCCCCGGACTACGACAACGACGACGCCGTCTGGGACCGGCTCGGCGACACCGCCCCACTGGGCTGGCTCGCCGAACGGATGATCGTCCGCTCCAGCAACCTGGCCACCAACCTGGTGATCGGGCGGGTCGGGCTGCCCGCGATCGGTGCGGTCTGGGCCGACAGTGGCGCCCGGCACAGCCGTACCGGACGGGGGATCGAGGACTTCGCCGCCCGGGACGCCGGGCTGGACAACCAGGTCACCGCCGCCGACCTCGCCGGGCTGCTCGGCGGGATCGCCCGGTCCCGACTCGCCGGGCCGGCCACCTGCGCCGACATGCTCGACGTGCTGTTCCGCCAGGAGCGCGGCGAGGACCTGGCCGCCGGGCTGCCGCCGGGCACCCGGATCGCGCACAAGAACGGTTGGGTACGCGGAGTCCGGCACGGCGCCGGAGTGGTGTTCCCGGACGACGCACCCCCGTACGCCGTGGTGGTCTGCACCACCGCGACGCCGGGCGGGGACGGTGATGCCGACAGCGGCCGGGACGACGACGCCTGCCGGCTGATCGCCCGGATCTCGGCGATGGTCTGGGCGACCCGGCACCGGTTGGGTCCGCTCGACTGA
- a CDS encoding mandelate racemase/muconate lactonizing enzyme family protein: MSIASVRTHRLSAPLHTPFVTALRRTSTVETLVVEVVDTDGRSGYGEAPQVWQVTGASIGGARACVEEMLAPLLTGRNADDLVARCAEVRRAVVGNEAAKAAVDTALHDLAARRLGVPLVRLLGGVSRRVPTDVTLSAGDAVELAHAAKQRVAEGFDVLKVKVGTDASGDLARVRAVRAAAGPQARIRLDANQGWTPREAVRVIRGIEDAGLDVELVEQPVPSRDIAGLAWVSDRVDLPILADEAVYGVRDLVEVIQRRAADMVNVKLAKCGGLGPARTLLELATEHGVGTVVGSMMESQIGLGAAASLVAAYGTSAVSDLDAAWWLAWSPVQGGIRYEGANVLLPDAPGLGIAGLHAPVPQQR, encoded by the coding sequence ATGTCGATCGCCTCGGTTCGCACCCACCGGCTCTCCGCACCGTTGCACACCCCGTTCGTGACCGCACTGCGGCGTACCTCCACAGTGGAGACCCTGGTCGTCGAGGTGGTCGACACCGACGGGCGGTCCGGGTACGGCGAGGCACCCCAGGTGTGGCAGGTCACCGGCGCCTCGATCGGTGGGGCGCGGGCCTGTGTCGAGGAGATGCTCGCACCGCTGCTCACCGGCCGTAACGCCGACGACCTGGTGGCCCGGTGCGCCGAGGTCCGCCGGGCGGTGGTCGGCAACGAGGCGGCCAAGGCCGCGGTGGACACCGCACTGCACGATTTGGCGGCCCGGCGGCTCGGCGTACCCCTGGTCCGGCTGCTCGGCGGGGTGTCCCGCCGGGTGCCCACCGACGTCACCCTCTCGGCCGGCGACGCCGTCGAGTTGGCGCACGCGGCCAAGCAGCGGGTCGCCGAGGGCTTCGACGTACTCAAGGTGAAGGTCGGCACCGACGCGTCGGGAGACCTGGCCCGGGTCCGGGCGGTACGGGCGGCCGCCGGACCGCAGGCCCGGATCCGGCTCGACGCGAACCAGGGGTGGACGCCCCGGGAGGCGGTCCGGGTGATCCGGGGCATCGAGGACGCCGGGCTCGACGTCGAACTGGTCGAGCAACCGGTGCCGAGCCGGGACATCGCCGGGCTGGCCTGGGTCAGTGACCGGGTCGACCTGCCGATCCTGGCCGACGAGGCGGTCTACGGGGTACGGGACCTGGTCGAGGTGATCCAACGGCGTGCGGCGGACATGGTCAACGTCAAGTTGGCCAAGTGTGGCGGGCTCGGTCCGGCCCGGACTCTGCTGGAACTGGCGACAGAACATGGCGTCGGGACCGTGGTCGGGTCGATGATGGAGAGCCAGATCGGGTTGGGCGCGGCGGCCAGCCTGGTCGCCGCGTACGGCACCAGTGCGGTGTCCGACCTGGACGCCGCCTGGTGGCTGGCCTGGTCGCCGGTGCAGGGCGGGATCCGCTACGAGGGGGCGAACGTGCTGTTGCCGGACGCACCGGGGCTCGGCATCGCCGGCCTGCACGCCCCGGTGCCGCAGCAGCGTTGA
- a CDS encoding C40 family peptidase, translating to MVLRSGHEAVVRVAVATLWARPEAVRPVDGPALSSRTDIAGWISGMSSDQRVGDCVLSQLLLGERVLVEEIRPDGWVRLVAVEQPAAKLDPRGYPGWLPLEQLAESTGPDEAPSGPVLVVAATVTRLHAAPAGPVVLPGVILGTRLTGAGPARSGWRPVRVPGHGKPLWVAEGHLSPAPTRLPSAVEVLTVACRLRDVVYVWGGVSAYGIDCSGLVHLAWRRFGVRLPRDADDQAAATMPVPLGAECPGDLYFFARPGRRVHHIGIVTARPGPQGHRRMLHACYTQRRVLEEPMPADRTATLVGAHRVAL from the coding sequence ATGGTGCTGCGCTCCGGCCACGAGGCCGTCGTCCGGGTCGCTGTCGCCACCCTCTGGGCGCGACCCGAGGCCGTCCGGCCGGTGGACGGGCCGGCCCTGTCGAGCCGGACCGACATCGCCGGGTGGATCTCCGGAATGAGTTCCGACCAACGGGTCGGCGACTGCGTGCTCAGCCAACTACTGCTCGGCGAACGGGTACTGGTCGAAGAGATCAGGCCGGACGGCTGGGTCCGGCTCGTCGCGGTGGAGCAGCCGGCGGCCAAGCTCGACCCACGGGGCTACCCCGGCTGGTTGCCGCTCGAACAACTCGCCGAGTCCACGGGGCCGGACGAGGCGCCGTCCGGCCCGGTTCTGGTGGTGGCGGCCACGGTCACCCGGCTGCATGCCGCCCCGGCCGGCCCGGTGGTGCTGCCCGGCGTCATCCTGGGTACCCGGCTGACCGGAGCGGGACCGGCCCGGAGCGGTTGGCGTCCGGTCCGGGTGCCCGGACACGGGAAGCCGCTCTGGGTGGCCGAGGGACATCTGTCACCCGCGCCGACCCGGCTGCCGAGCGCGGTGGAGGTGCTCACCGTCGCCTGCCGGCTCCGCGACGTGGTCTACGTCTGGGGTGGCGTCTCGGCGTACGGGATCGACTGTTCCGGTCTGGTGCACCTGGCCTGGCGCCGGTTCGGGGTCCGGCTGCCCCGGGACGCCGACGACCAGGCGGCGGCGACCATGCCGGTGCCGCTCGGTGCCGAGTGCCCCGGCGACCTCTACTTCTTCGCCCGGCCCGGGCGGCGGGTCCACCACATCGGGATCGTCACCGCCCGGCCCGGCCCGCAGGGCCACCGGCGCATGCTGCACGCCTGCTACACCCAGCGGAGGGTGCTGGAGGAACCGATGCCCGCCGACCGGACCGCGACCCTGGTCGGCGCGCATCGGGTTGCCCTCTGA
- a CDS encoding TerC family protein, whose amino-acid sequence MNVSAWVWAISLVVLTAVLILDLVIIGRRPHEPSLRESGLWVAFYVGLALIFGVGLALTNNFTIAGEFYTGWLTEYSLSVDNLFVFVIIMARFGVPRQHQQKVLMIGIVLALVLRGGFIAAGAALLAQFSWVFYIFGAFLIYTAINFFRQGEPNEEDFKENALIRWTRRALPVSRDFSGTRLTVHENGRRLFTPMLIVLIAIGTTDLVFALDSIPAIFGITQEPYLVFTANVFALMGLRQLYFLLGGLLDRLVYLNIGLAVVLGFIGVKLVLEALAGNNLGFLNGGEPIGWAPHIPIWLSLTIILGTLAIATVASLIKSSRDRRAEEQVPVG is encoded by the coding sequence TTGAACGTGTCCGCATGGGTATGGGCCATCTCGCTCGTCGTACTGACGGCGGTCCTGATACTCGATCTCGTCATCATCGGCCGTCGACCCCACGAGCCGAGCCTGCGGGAATCGGGTCTCTGGGTCGCCTTCTACGTCGGCCTCGCCCTGATCTTCGGGGTCGGGCTGGCGCTGACCAACAACTTCACCATCGCCGGAGAGTTCTATACCGGCTGGCTCACCGAGTACAGCCTCTCGGTGGACAACCTCTTCGTCTTCGTGATCATCATGGCCCGGTTCGGGGTACCCCGGCAGCACCAGCAGAAGGTGCTGATGATCGGCATCGTGCTGGCCCTGGTACTGAGGGGTGGCTTCATCGCCGCCGGGGCGGCGCTGCTGGCCCAGTTCTCCTGGGTGTTCTACATCTTCGGCGCCTTCCTGATCTACACGGCGATCAACTTCTTCCGCCAGGGTGAGCCGAACGAGGAGGACTTCAAGGAGAACGCCCTGATCCGCTGGACCCGGCGCGCCCTGCCGGTCTCCCGGGACTTCTCCGGTACCCGCCTCACGGTCCACGAGAACGGTCGGCGGCTCTTCACCCCGATGCTGATCGTGCTGATCGCGATCGGTACCACCGACCTCGTCTTCGCGCTGGACTCCATCCCGGCGATCTTCGGGATCACCCAGGAGCCGTACCTGGTCTTCACCGCCAACGTCTTCGCGCTGATGGGGCTGCGGCAGCTCTACTTCCTGCTCGGCGGCCTGCTGGACCGGCTGGTCTACCTCAACATCGGTCTCGCCGTGGTGCTCGGCTTCATCGGGGTCAAGCTGGTGCTGGAGGCGCTCGCGGGGAACAACCTCGGCTTCCTCAACGGTGGCGAGCCGATCGGTTGGGCGCCGCACATCCCGATCTGGCTCTCACTCACCATCATCCTGGGCACCCTGGCGATCGCGACCGTGGCCAGTCTGATCAAGTCGAGCCGGGACCGCCGGGCGGAGGAGCAGGTGCCGGTCGGCTGA
- a CDS encoding AAA family ATPase — MSTRFGHGLVVGKFYPPHAGHHALINAAARRCAAVTVVVAPSRRESIPLEFRLDWLREVHAADPHVRFVGRYDDHPVDYADPVAWEVHCAVFREAVGGARVDAVFSSEAYGAELARRFDAVDVPVDPERAAVPVSGTAVRSDPVAHWDRLSPPVRAWFVRRVVVVGAESTGTTTMAEALAGHYRTTWVPEYGRELTADKLARLHKITPEATVFDVTWERADFVSVVREQQAAEDAAARRSGPLLFCDTDARATAVWEERYLGSASPPVRAAARRPDLYLLTDHCGVPFRDDGLRDGEHLREWMTGRFREVLADSAVPVIELTGPHSERLRDAVRACDGLLAAGWSLSAPMSPGGHT, encoded by the coding sequence GTGAGTACCCGGTTCGGGCACGGGCTGGTGGTCGGCAAGTTCTATCCGCCGCATGCCGGGCACCACGCGTTGATCAACGCGGCGGCCCGGCGCTGTGCCGCCGTCACGGTCGTGGTCGCGCCGTCCCGGCGGGAGTCGATTCCGCTGGAGTTCCGGCTGGACTGGCTGCGGGAGGTGCACGCGGCCGATCCACATGTCCGGTTCGTGGGCCGGTACGACGACCACCCGGTCGACTACGCCGATCCGGTGGCGTGGGAGGTGCACTGCGCGGTGTTCCGGGAGGCCGTCGGCGGGGCCCGGGTGGACGCGGTCTTCTCCTCCGAGGCGTACGGTGCCGAACTGGCCCGCCGGTTCGACGCGGTCGACGTGCCGGTGGATCCGGAGCGGGCGGCCGTACCCGTCTCCGGGACGGCGGTCCGGTCCGATCCGGTGGCGCACTGGGACCGGCTCAGCCCGCCGGTGCGGGCCTGGTTCGTCCGCCGGGTGGTGGTGGTCGGCGCCGAGTCGACCGGGACGACCACGATGGCCGAGGCGTTGGCCGGGCACTACCGGACGACCTGGGTGCCGGAGTACGGCCGGGAACTCACCGCCGACAAGCTGGCCCGGCTGCACAAGATCACGCCGGAGGCGACGGTCTTCGACGTCACCTGGGAGCGGGCCGACTTCGTGTCGGTGGTCCGCGAGCAGCAGGCGGCGGAGGACGCCGCCGCGCGCCGGAGCGGGCCGCTGCTGTTCTGCGACACCGACGCCCGGGCCACCGCAGTCTGGGAGGAGCGCTATCTCGGCTCGGCGTCGCCGCCGGTCCGGGCCGCGGCTCGCCGACCCGACCTGTACCTGCTGACGGACCACTGCGGTGTGCCGTTTCGCGATGACGGGCTGCGGGACGGTGAGCACCTGCGAGAATGGATGACCGGCCGGTTCCGGGAGGTACTGGCCGATTCCGCCGTACCAGTGATCGAACTCACCGGGCCACATTCGGAGCGGCTCCGCGATGCGGTCCGGGCCTGTGACGGGCTGCTGGCGGCGGGTTGGTCCCTGTCCGCCCCGATGTCGCCCGGAGGTCACACCTAG
- the pnuC gene encoding nicotinamide riboside transporter PnuC, giving the protein MLDWLTGTAFTVADTPTSRAELLGFATGVLNVWLLARQRMWNWPIGIANVLLLMLLFWTAGLYADAGLQIVYVALGLYGWWAWLFGGAERSRLVVSRTGAREWMVLVGAGAVLTLLLWLLLDRATDSTVPLPDAVTTALSLMATYGQCRKRVESWWIWIAADVIYIPLYAYKGLHLTAGLYLVFLGLCVFGLRNWQADLRRLSAARPVAPGPAPATT; this is encoded by the coding sequence ATGCTCGACTGGCTTACCGGAACGGCGTTCACCGTGGCGGACACACCGACCAGCCGGGCCGAACTGCTCGGCTTCGCGACCGGCGTACTCAATGTCTGGCTGCTGGCCCGGCAGCGGATGTGGAACTGGCCGATCGGCATCGCGAACGTGCTCCTGCTGATGCTGCTGTTCTGGACGGCCGGCCTGTACGCCGATGCCGGCCTACAGATCGTCTACGTCGCGCTCGGGCTGTACGGCTGGTGGGCGTGGCTGTTCGGCGGTGCCGAGCGGAGCCGACTGGTGGTCAGCCGGACGGGTGCTCGGGAGTGGATGGTGCTGGTCGGCGCCGGAGCGGTGCTGACGCTGCTGCTGTGGCTGCTACTGGACCGGGCCACCGACTCGACCGTGCCGCTGCCGGACGCGGTGACCACCGCGCTGTCCCTGATGGCGACGTACGGCCAGTGCCGCAAGCGGGTGGAGAGCTGGTGGATCTGGATCGCCGCCGACGTCATCTACATCCCGCTGTACGCGTACAAGGGGCTGCATCTCACCGCCGGCCTGTACCTGGTCTTCCTCGGGCTCTGCGTGTTCGGGTTGCGCAACTGGCAGGCCGACCTGCGCCGGCTCTCCGCCGCCCGGCCGGTGGCTCCCGGTCCGGCGCCCGCCACGACGTGA
- a CDS encoding antibiotic biosynthesis monooxygenase family protein produces the protein MVLEVALIDVLAGQEDAFARAYAEGHPVLAGTPGCRSVRMTRGIESPSRFVLLVEWDSVEAHLENFRDTERFTTWRSLIGPYFATPPVVEHFTDVVPPA, from the coding sequence ATGGTGCTGGAGGTTGCGCTGATCGACGTACTCGCCGGTCAGGAAGACGCGTTCGCGCGGGCGTACGCCGAGGGTCATCCGGTCCTCGCCGGTACACCGGGCTGCCGCTCGGTACGGATGACCCGTGGCATCGAGTCCCCGTCGCGGTTCGTACTGCTGGTCGAGTGGGACTCGGTCGAGGCCCACCTGGAGAACTTCCGGGACACCGAGCGGTTCACCACCTGGCGCTCGCTGATCGGCCCGTACTTCGCGACGCCGCCGGTGGTCGAGCACTTCACGGACGTCGTACCGCCGGCCTGA
- a CDS encoding DUF6745 domain-containing protein — protein sequence MAILTERPVRLHRDNLGRLHHDDGPALAYPDGFGLHAWRGMPIPADVAAELPRLDVRRIRAERNAEVRRVMLEHFGYDRYLRESRATAVHRDAYGVLWRLHLPQDEPLVMVEVVNATPEPDGTRRTYWLRVPPDTGTARAGVAWTFGLDAQEYAPLVQT from the coding sequence GTGGCGATCCTCACCGAGCGTCCGGTCCGACTGCACCGGGACAACCTCGGCCGGCTGCACCACGACGACGGGCCGGCGCTGGCCTACCCGGACGGGTTCGGGCTGCACGCCTGGCGGGGGATGCCGATTCCGGCCGACGTCGCCGCCGAACTGCCCCGGCTCGACGTGCGGCGGATCCGGGCGGAACGCAACGCCGAGGTCCGCCGGGTCATGCTGGAGCACTTCGGCTACGACCGCTACCTGCGGGAGAGCAGGGCCACGGCGGTGCACCGCGACGCGTACGGCGTGCTCTGGCGGCTTCACCTGCCCCAGGACGAGCCGCTGGTGATGGTCGAGGTGGTCAACGCCACGCCCGAGCCCGACGGCACCCGGCGCACCTACTGGCTGAGGGTCCCGCCGGACACCGGTACCGCGCGTGCGGGGGTGGCCTGGACGTTCGGCCTCGACGCCCAGGAGTACGCACCGCTGGTGCAGACCTGA
- a CDS encoding STM4011 family radical SAM protein encodes MNLSVLYRGPLASCNYDCPYCPFAKRRDSRAELDADRTALGRFVDWAARNPDDDRLCVLFTPWGEGLSRSWYRDALVRLSHLAHLDRVAIQTNLACRLDWLDAADRRTVALWATYHPGQVRRETFLGRCARLAELGVRFSVGVVGLPEHLTEARALRAALPADVYLWVNAAEGQHYTAAQETEWSAVDPLFGYSVRPHPSAGAPCRAGETVISVRGDGSVRRCHFVDTPLGNLYDGSYRAALRPRPCPNAACDCHIGYVHLKTLPLYDVFAGGVLERVPADPRWGVPAAALR; translated from the coding sequence ATGAACCTCTCCGTGCTCTACCGGGGACCGCTGGCGAGCTGCAACTACGACTGCCCGTACTGCCCGTTCGCGAAGCGCCGGGACAGCCGGGCGGAGCTGGACGCCGACCGGACCGCGCTGGGCCGGTTCGTCGACTGGGCGGCCCGCAACCCGGACGACGACCGGCTCTGCGTGCTGTTCACCCCCTGGGGCGAGGGACTGAGCCGGTCCTGGTACCGCGACGCGCTGGTCCGGCTCTCCCACCTGGCGCACCTGGACCGGGTGGCGATCCAGACCAACCTGGCCTGCCGGTTGGACTGGCTGGACGCCGCCGACCGCCGGACCGTCGCGCTCTGGGCCACGTACCACCCCGGTCAGGTACGCCGGGAGACGTTCTTGGGTCGCTGCGCCCGGCTGGCCGAACTGGGGGTGCGGTTCTCGGTCGGCGTGGTCGGGCTGCCGGAACACCTGACCGAGGCGCGGGCGCTGCGGGCCGCCCTGCCCGCCGACGTCTACCTCTGGGTGAACGCGGCCGAGGGACAGCACTACACCGCCGCACAGGAGACCGAGTGGTCGGCCGTCGATCCGCTGTTCGGCTACAGCGTGCGGCCACATCCGTCGGCCGGGGCGCCGTGCCGGGCCGGGGAGACGGTGATCTCGGTACGCGGGGACGGCAGCGTCCGGCGGTGCCACTTTGTGGACACCCCGTTGGGCAACCTCTATGACGGGTCGTACCGCGCCGCCCTGCGGCCCCGGCCGTGCCCGAACGCGGCCTGTGACTGCCACATCGGGTACGTGCACCTGAAGACCCTGCCGCTGTACGACGTCTTCGCCGGCGGCGTACTGGAACGGGTGCCCGCCGATCCGCGCTGGGGCGTACCGGCCGCCGCGTTGCGCTGA
- a CDS encoding STM4012 family radical SAM protein, whose protein sequence is MNPLDGSPYQGYLYAYPHKTAYRPLRPRPALREVWAQQPRDALFLYLHLPFCEMRCGFCNLFTRSNPPAEQVTGYLRQLGRQAGRVRAALGDAEFARVAVGGGTPTYLTASELNSMFDLLAGFGARVGAVPTAVETSPDTATPDRIGVLAERGVTRVSIGVQSFLDAEARAAGRPQRRTDVERALGTIRDCGIPELNLDLIYGIPGQTERTWAESLASALHWRPEEVFLYPLYVRPLTGLGRRTSTVDGDDSADPTWDAQRLTLYRQGRDTLRAAGYRQLSLRHFRRADLASGDDPAATGPVYCCQDDGMVGLGCGARSYTTDLHYSFDYAVGVRHVRTIIDDYLRRPETDFDVAEVGFRLDPVEQRRRWLVKSLLRADGFEPAAYRDRFGSSVDDDFPQLDVLAGRGWLGSAGGRTALTDAGLERADAIGPWLVSVPVRRAMAGYALR, encoded by the coding sequence GTGAACCCGCTCGACGGCTCGCCGTACCAGGGCTACCTGTACGCGTACCCGCACAAGACGGCGTACCGGCCGTTGCGTCCCCGCCCCGCGCTGCGCGAGGTCTGGGCTCAGCAGCCGCGCGACGCCCTCTTCCTCTATCTGCACCTGCCGTTCTGCGAGATGCGCTGCGGGTTCTGCAACCTGTTCACCCGGTCGAACCCGCCGGCCGAGCAGGTGACCGGGTACCTCCGCCAGTTGGGCCGGCAGGCCGGGCGGGTACGCGCGGCGCTCGGCGACGCCGAGTTCGCCCGGGTCGCGGTCGGCGGCGGTACCCCGACCTACCTGACCGCGAGCGAGCTGAACTCGATGTTCGACCTGCTCGCCGGCTTCGGCGCCCGGGTCGGCGCGGTGCCGACGGCGGTCGAGACCTCGCCGGACACCGCCACCCCGGACCGGATCGGGGTGCTCGCCGAACGCGGTGTCACCCGGGTCAGCATCGGGGTGCAGAGCTTCCTCGACGCCGAGGCGCGGGCGGCCGGGCGTCCGCAGCGCCGGACCGACGTCGAGCGCGCCCTGGGCACCATCCGGGACTGCGGCATCCCGGAGCTGAACCTCGACCTGATCTACGGCATTCCCGGGCAGACCGAGCGGACCTGGGCCGAGTCGCTCGCTTCGGCCCTGCACTGGCGGCCGGAGGAGGTGTTCCTCTACCCGCTCTACGTCCGCCCGCTCACCGGCCTCGGCCGGCGCACCTCCACGGTGGACGGTGACGACAGCGCCGACCCGACCTGGGACGCGCAGCGGCTCACGCTCTACCGGCAGGGCCGGGACACGCTGCGGGCCGCCGGCTACCGGCAGCTCTCGCTGCGCCACTTCCGCCGCGCCGACCTGGCGTCCGGCGACGATCCCGCGGCGACCGGGCCGGTCTACTGCTGCCAGGACGACGGCATGGTCGGGCTCGGCTGCGGCGCCCGCTCGTACACCACCGACCTGCACTACTCGTTCGACTACGCGGTCGGCGTCCGGCACGTCCGGACCATCATCGACGACTACCTGCGCCGGCCGGAGACCGACTTCGACGTCGCCGAGGTCGGCTTCCGGCTCGATCCGGTGGAGCAACGCCGGCGCTGGCTGGTCAAGTCGCTGCTCCGCGCGGACGGGTTCGAACCGGCGGCGTACCGGGACCGGTTCGGTTCTTCCGTCGACGACGACTTTCCACAGCTCGACGTGCTCGCCGGCCGGGGCTGGCTGGGCTCGGCGGGCGGGCGGACCGCGCTCACCGACGCCGGGCTGGAGCGTGCCGACGCGATCGGCCCCTGGCTGGTCTCCGTCCCGGTACGCCGGGCGATGGCCGGGTACGCCCTCCGATGA